A genomic segment from Pseudomonas sessilinigenes encodes:
- a CDS encoding ABC transporter permease translates to MAIRYGKGLIGGAAVIALLALLVHWIGIDTIEHYRDDLLFYLQAHLFLVLASMFAALLVGLPAGILLSRPAMARRAERFMQVFNIGNTVPPLAVLAIALGVLGIGSGPAIFALFLASLLPIVRNTYEGLKNVQGSLKEAAIGIGMTPRQVLWKVELPNAVPIIVGGVRVALAINVGTAPLAFLIGANSLGSLIFPGIALNNQPQLLLGAACTALLALLLDGLVTLASRLWLERGLRPS, encoded by the coding sequence GTGGCTATTCGCTATGGCAAAGGGCTGATAGGAGGGGCTGCGGTTATCGCCCTCCTGGCCCTGCTGGTCCACTGGATCGGCATCGATACGATCGAACACTACCGCGACGATCTGTTGTTCTACCTGCAAGCTCATCTGTTCCTGGTCCTGGCGTCCATGTTCGCCGCCCTGCTAGTGGGCCTGCCCGCCGGCATCCTTCTCAGCCGCCCTGCCATGGCCAGGCGCGCCGAGCGCTTCATGCAAGTGTTCAACATCGGTAACACCGTGCCTCCCCTGGCCGTCCTGGCCATCGCCCTCGGGGTCCTCGGCATCGGCAGCGGACCGGCGATCTTCGCCCTGTTCCTCGCCTCCCTCCTGCCCATCGTGCGCAATACCTATGAAGGCCTGAAGAACGTCCAGGGCTCGCTCAAGGAAGCCGCCATCGGCATCGGCATGACCCCGCGCCAGGTGCTGTGGAAAGTCGAATTGCCCAATGCCGTGCCAATCATCGTCGGCGGCGTGCGGGTAGCCCTGGCGATCAACGTCGGCACCGCGCCCCTGGCTTTCCTGATCGGCGCCAACAGCCTGGGCAGCCTGATCTTCCCCGGCATCGCCCTGAACAACCAGCCGCAACTGCTGCTCGGCGCCGCCTGCACCGCGCTGCTGGCGCTGCTTCTGGACGGCCTGGTGACC
- a CDS encoding peptide chain release factor 3: MTQQAAEVAKRRTFAIISHPDAGKTTITEKLLLMGKAIAVAGTVKSRKSDRHATSDWMEMEKQRGISITTSVMQFPYREHMINLLDTPGHEDFSEDTYRTLTAVDSALMVLDGGKGVEPRTIALMDVCRLRDTPIVSFINKLDRDIRDPIELLDEIEAVLKIKAAPITWPIGCYRDFKGVYHLAGDYIIVYTPGHGHERTETKIIEKLDSAEARAHLGDEYERFLEQLELVQGACHEFDQQEFLDGHLTPVFFGTALGNFGVDHVLDAVVDWAPLPLPRAANERSVAPQEEKFSGFVFKIQANMDPKHRDRIAFMRICSGKYEKGMKMRHVRTGKDVRIGDALTFFSSEREQLEEAFAGDIIGLHNHGTIQIGDTFTEGEALGFTGIPHFAPELFRRVRLKDPLKSKQLRQGLQQLAEEGATQVFFPERSNDIILGAVGVLQFDVVASRLKEEYKVECAYEPITVWSARWISCDDKKKLEEFSNKAVENLALDGGGHLTYLAPTRVNLALMEERWPDVKFRATREHH, from the coding sequence ATGACCCAACAGGCCGCCGAAGTCGCGAAACGCCGCACTTTCGCCATTATTTCCCACCCGGATGCGGGTAAGACCACCATCACCGAAAAGCTGTTGCTGATGGGCAAGGCCATTGCGGTGGCGGGTACCGTCAAGTCGCGTAAGTCCGACCGCCACGCCACCTCCGACTGGATGGAGATGGAGAAGCAGCGCGGCATTTCCATCACGACGTCGGTCATGCAGTTCCCCTATCGCGAACACATGATCAACCTGCTGGACACCCCCGGCCACGAAGACTTCTCGGAAGACACCTACCGCACCCTGACCGCGGTGGATTCGGCGCTGATGGTGCTCGACGGCGGTAAGGGCGTAGAGCCGCGGACCATTGCCCTGATGGATGTCTGCCGCCTGCGGGATACGCCGATCGTCAGCTTCATCAACAAGCTGGACCGCGACATCCGCGACCCGATCGAACTGCTGGACGAAATCGAGGCGGTACTGAAGATCAAGGCCGCGCCGATCACCTGGCCGATCGGTTGCTACCGCGACTTCAAGGGCGTGTACCACTTGGCGGGCGATTACATCATCGTCTACACCCCGGGCCACGGCCACGAGCGCACCGAGACCAAGATCATCGAGAAGCTCGACTCCGCCGAAGCCCGTGCCCACCTGGGCGACGAGTACGAGCGTTTCCTCGAGCAGCTGGAGCTGGTGCAGGGCGCCTGCCACGAGTTCGACCAACAGGAGTTTCTCGACGGCCACCTGACCCCGGTGTTCTTCGGTACCGCCCTGGGCAACTTCGGGGTCGACCATGTGCTCGACGCCGTAGTGGACTGGGCCCCGCTGCCGCTGCCACGGGCGGCCAACGAGCGCAGCGTGGCGCCCCAGGAAGAGAAGTTCTCGGGCTTTGTGTTCAAGATCCAGGCGAACATGGACCCCAAGCACCGCGACCGCATCGCCTTCATGCGTATCTGCTCGGGCAAGTACGAAAAGGGCATGAAGATGCGCCATGTGCGCACCGGCAAGGACGTGCGCATCGGCGACGCCCTGACCTTCTTCTCCTCCGAGCGTGAGCAACTGGAAGAAGCTTTCGCCGGTGACATCATCGGCCTGCACAACCACGGCACCATCCAGATCGGCGACACCTTCACCGAAGGCGAGGCCCTGGGTTTCACCGGTATCCCGCACTTCGCCCCGGAACTGTTCCGCCGTGTGCGCCTGAAGGACCCGCTCAAGTCCAAGCAGCTGCGCCAGGGCCTGCAGCAGCTTGCCGAAGAGGGCGCGACCCAGGTGTTCTTCCCCGAGCGCAGCAACGACATCATCCTGGGCGCCGTCGGTGTGCTGCAGTTCGATGTGGTGGCCAGCCGCCTGAAGGAAGAATACAAGGTCGAATGCGCCTACGAGCCGATCACCGTGTGGTCCGCTCGCTGGATCAGCTGCGACGACAAGAAGAAGCTGGAGGAGTTTTCCAACAAGGCGGTGGAGAACCTGGCGCTGGACGGCGGCGGTCACCTGACCTACCTGGCGCCGACCCGGGTCAACCTGGCGCTGATGGAAGAGCGCTGGCCGGACGTGAAATTCCGCGCGACCCGCGAACACCACTAA
- a CDS encoding peptide ABC transporter ATP-binding protein: MAVVLTARDLTRHYEVSRGLFKGHATVRALNGVSFELEAGKTLAVVGESGCGKSTLARALTLIEEPSSGSLQIAGHEVKGATKEQRKQLRRDVQMVFQSPYASLNPRQKIGDQLAEPLLINTKLSATERREKVQAMMKQVGLRPEHYQRYPHMFSGGQRQRIALARAMMLQPKVLVADEPTSALDVSIQAQVLNLFMDLQQEFNTAYVFISHNLAVVRHVADQVLVMYLGRPVEMGPKEDIYTRPLHPYTQALLSATPAIHPDPDKPKIKIAGELPNPLNPPPGCAFHKRCPYATERCSTEEPALRQLDSRQVACHYAEQFL; encoded by the coding sequence ATGGCCGTCGTTCTAACCGCCCGCGACCTGACCCGTCACTACGAAGTGTCCCGGGGCCTGTTCAAGGGCCACGCCACCGTTCGCGCACTCAATGGCGTGTCCTTCGAACTGGAGGCCGGCAAGACCCTGGCCGTGGTGGGCGAATCCGGTTGCGGCAAGTCCACCCTGGCCCGGGCCCTGACCCTGATCGAGGAGCCATCTTCGGGCTCGCTGCAGATCGCCGGCCATGAGGTCAAGGGCGCCACCAAGGAGCAGCGCAAGCAACTGCGCCGCGACGTGCAGATGGTGTTCCAGAGCCCCTACGCCTCGCTCAACCCACGGCAGAAGATCGGTGACCAGCTGGCCGAGCCATTGCTGATCAACACCAAGCTGTCGGCCACCGAGCGCCGCGAGAAAGTCCAGGCGATGATGAAGCAGGTGGGCCTGCGCCCCGAGCATTACCAGCGCTACCCGCACATGTTCTCCGGCGGCCAGCGCCAGCGTATCGCCCTGGCCCGGGCGATGATGCTGCAACCCAAGGTGCTGGTGGCGGATGAACCGACCTCGGCCCTGGACGTATCGATCCAGGCCCAGGTGCTGAACCTGTTCATGGACCTGCAGCAGGAATTCAATACTGCCTACGTGTTCATCTCGCACAACCTGGCGGTGGTGCGCCACGTCGCTGACCAGGTGCTGGTGATGTACCTGGGCCGGCCAGTGGAAATGGGCCCCAAGGAGGACATCTACACCCGTCCCCTGCACCCCTACACCCAGGCCCTGCTCTCGGCCACCCCGGCCATCCATCCGGACCCGGACAAGCCGAAGATCAAGATCGCCGGCGAGCTGCCCAACCCTCTGAACCCGCCGCCCGGCTGCGCCTTCCACAAGCGCTGCCCGTACGCCACCGAGCGTTGCAGCACCGAAGAGCCGGCCTTGCGCCAGCTCGACAGCCGCCAGGTGGCCTGCCACTACGCCGAGCAGTTCTTGTAA
- a CDS encoding ABC transporter ATP-binding protein gives MSLLEIKNLNVRFGDAKAVPVVDGLDLKVDKGEVLAIVGESGSGKSVTMMALMGLIEHPGIVTADAMNFDGKDMLKLSARQRRQIVGKDLAMVFQDPMTALNPSYTVGFQIEEVLRLHLKMSGKAARKRAIELLEKVEIPGAASRMDAYPHQLSGGMSQRVAIAMAIAGEPKLLIADEPTTALDVTIQAQIMDLLLSLQKEQNMGLVLITHDLAVVAETAQRVCVMYAGQTVEVGKVPELFDIPAHPYSEALLAAIPEHSLGASRLSTLPGIVPGRYDRPQGCLLSPRCPYVQENCRQQRPSLDPQAASLVRCFYPLNQEVA, from the coding sequence ATGTCACTGTTAGAAATCAAGAATCTCAATGTCCGTTTCGGCGACGCCAAGGCTGTTCCCGTGGTGGACGGCCTGGACCTCAAGGTCGACAAGGGCGAAGTGCTGGCCATCGTCGGCGAGTCCGGCTCCGGAAAGTCGGTGACCATGATGGCCCTGATGGGCCTGATCGAGCACCCCGGCATCGTCACCGCCGACGCCATGAACTTCGACGGCAAGGACATGCTCAAGCTCAGCGCCCGCCAGCGCCGGCAGATCGTCGGCAAGGACCTGGCCATGGTCTTCCAGGACCCGATGACCGCGCTGAACCCCAGCTACACCGTGGGCTTCCAGATCGAGGAAGTGCTGCGCCTGCACCTGAAGATGTCCGGCAAGGCCGCCCGCAAGCGCGCCATCGAACTGTTGGAGAAGGTCGAGATCCCCGGCGCCGCCAGCCGCATGGACGCCTACCCGCACCAGCTGTCCGGGGGCATGAGCCAGCGCGTGGCGATTGCCATGGCCATCGCCGGCGAACCCAAGCTGCTGATCGCCGACGAACCCACCACCGCCCTGGACGTGACCATCCAGGCACAGATCATGGACCTGCTGCTGAGCCTGCAGAAAGAACAGAACATGGGCCTGGTGCTGATCACCCACGACCTGGCCGTGGTGGCCGAGACCGCCCAGCGCGTCTGCGTGATGTACGCCGGCCAGACGGTGGAAGTGGGCAAGGTGCCGGAGCTGTTCGACATCCCCGCGCACCCTTACAGCGAAGCCCTGCTGGCGGCGATTCCCGAGCACAGCCTGGGCGCCTCGCGGCTCTCGACCCTGCCGGGCATCGTTCCCGGTCGCTACGACCGGCCCCAAGGCTGCCTGCTGTCGCCACGCTGCCCCTACGTCCAGGAAAACTGCCGCCAGCAGCGGCCTAGTCTCGATCCGCAAGCCGCCAGCCTGGTGCGCTGCTTCTACCCGCTGAACCAGGAGGTGGCGTGA
- a CDS encoding ABC transporter permease subunit — MSTPTSSVAVDQSLLYPSVYKEFWQHFSHNKGAVAGLMFMLLIVFCAIFAPWVAPHDPSEQYRDFLLTPPAWLEGGQLQFLLGTDELGRDLLSRLIQGSRLSLLIGLSSVVMSLIPGILLGLFAGFFPRLLGPSIMRLMDIMLALPSLLLAVAIVAILGPGLINTVIAIAVVSLPSYVRLTRAAVMGELNRDYVTAARLAGAGLPRLMFITVLPNCMAPLIVQATLSFSSAILDAAALGFLGLGVQPPTPEWGTMLASARDYIERAWWVVSLPGLTILLSVLAINLMGDGLRDALDPKLKNAA; from the coding sequence ATGAGTACTCCAACTTCCTCGGTAGCAGTCGATCAAAGCCTGCTCTATCCGTCCGTCTACAAAGAATTCTGGCAGCACTTCTCCCACAACAAGGGCGCCGTCGCCGGCCTGATGTTCATGCTGCTGATCGTGTTCTGCGCGATCTTCGCACCCTGGGTGGCCCCCCATGACCCCAGCGAGCAATACCGCGACTTCCTGCTGACCCCACCGGCCTGGCTCGAAGGCGGGCAGTTGCAGTTCCTGCTGGGCACCGACGAGCTGGGCCGCGACCTGCTCTCGCGCCTGATCCAGGGGTCGCGCCTGTCGCTGCTGATCGGCCTGTCGTCGGTGGTGATGTCGCTGATCCCGGGGATCCTGCTGGGCCTGTTCGCCGGCTTCTTCCCGCGCCTGCTGGGCCCAAGCATCATGCGCCTGATGGACATCATGCTGGCCCTGCCTTCGCTGCTGCTGGCCGTGGCCATCGTCGCCATCCTCGGCCCAGGCCTGATCAACACCGTGATCGCCATTGCTGTGGTCTCGCTGCCGTCCTACGTGCGCCTGACCCGCGCCGCGGTGATGGGCGAACTCAACCGCGACTACGTGACCGCCGCGCGCCTGGCCGGTGCCGGCCTGCCGCGCCTGATGTTCATCACCGTGCTGCCCAACTGCATGGCACCGCTGATCGTCCAGGCCACCTTGAGCTTCTCTTCGGCGATCCTCGACGCCGCCGCCTTGGGCTTCCTCGGCCTCGGCGTCCAGCCGCCTACCCCTGAGTGGGGCACCATGCTGGCCTCGGCCCGCGACTACATCGAACGCGCCTGGTGGGTAGTGAGCCTGCCCGGCCTGACCATTTTGCTCAGCGTGCTGGCAATCAACCTGATGGGCGACGGCCTGCGCGATGCGCTGGACCCGAAACTCAAGAATGCCGCCTGA
- a CDS encoding ABC transporter permease subunit, producing the protein MFSFIARRVGLLIPTFFGITLLTFALIRMIPGDPVEVMMGERRVDPEMHAQAMERLGLNKPLYAQYLDYIGKLAHGDLGESLRTRTSVWSEFSSLFPATLELAMSALLFAGVIGLLAGVIAALRRGSLFDHGVMGISLAGYSMPIFWWGLILIMFFSVSLGWTPVSGRIDLLYDIEPKTGFMLVDTLLAGDTSAFFDALKHLILPSIVLGTIPLAVIARMTRSSMLEVLREDYIRTAKAKGLSPNRVVFVHGLRNALIPVLTVVGLQVGTLLAGAVLTETIFSWPGIGKWLIEAIGARDYPVVQNGILLIACLVIMVNFVVDILYGFANPRIRHQR; encoded by the coding sequence ATGTTTAGTTTTATTGCCCGCCGTGTGGGGTTGCTGATCCCCACATTTTTCGGCATCACCTTGCTGACATTCGCCTTGATACGCATGATCCCCGGCGATCCCGTGGAAGTCATGATGGGCGAACGTCGGGTCGACCCCGAGATGCATGCCCAGGCAATGGAACGCCTTGGATTGAACAAACCGCTGTACGCCCAGTACCTGGACTACATCGGCAAGCTGGCCCACGGTGACCTGGGCGAATCCCTGCGTACCCGTACCAGCGTATGGAGCGAGTTCTCCTCGCTGTTCCCCGCGACCCTGGAGCTGGCCATGTCCGCCCTGCTGTTCGCCGGTGTCATCGGCCTGCTGGCCGGAGTCATCGCCGCCCTCAGGCGCGGCTCGCTGTTCGACCACGGGGTGATGGGGATTTCCCTCGCCGGCTACTCGATGCCGATCTTCTGGTGGGGCCTGATCCTGATCATGTTCTTCTCGGTGAGCCTGGGCTGGACCCCGGTTTCCGGACGTATCGACCTGCTCTACGACATCGAGCCCAAGACCGGCTTCATGCTGGTCGACACCCTGCTGGCCGGCGACACCAGTGCCTTCTTCGACGCACTGAAGCACCTGATCCTGCCTTCTATCGTGCTGGGTACCATTCCCCTGGCGGTGATCGCGCGGATGACCCGCTCCTCGATGCTCGAAGTGCTGCGCGAGGACTACATCCGTACCGCCAAGGCCAAGGGCCTGTCGCCCAACCGGGTGGTCTTCGTCCATGGCCTGCGCAACGCGCTGATCCCGGTACTGACCGTGGTCGGCCTGCAAGTCGGCACCCTGCTGGCCGGTGCGGTCCTGACCGAAACCATCTTTTCCTGGCCCGGCATCGGTAAATGGCTGATCGAAGCCATCGGCGCCCGGGACTATCCCGTGGTGCAGAACGGCATCCTGTTGATCGCCTGCCTGGTGATCATGGTCAACTTCGTGGTGGACATCCTCTACGGCTTTGCCAACCCACGCATCCGTCATCAGCGCTGA
- a CDS encoding ABC transporter substrate-binding protein, which translates to MKMLPMKAALSAALLSVAISAAAKPLVVCTEASPEGFDMVQYTTAVTADAVAETIFNRLVDFKPGTTDIEPALAESWDISPDGLQYTFHLRKGVKFHSTDYFTPTRDLNADDVLWSFQRQLDPKHPWHDKSSVGFPYFESMGFKELLKSVEKVDDHTVVFTLTRREAPFLADVAMAFSSIFPAEYADKLLKEGKTSELNSKPIGTGPFIFTRYAKDAQVRFKANPDYFRGKPPAETLILAITTDNNVRLQKLKANECQVALYPKPDDIPSIKADPNLQVHELAAMTTGYIAMNTTRKYMSDVRVRKAINIAFDKEAYVNSLYGPGNALVGTGPYPPTLLGFNTSLKNPPRDLDKARALLKEAGVPEGTVITLFTRNGGGPTNPNPLLGAQMMQADLAKIGLKLDIRVMEWGEMLKRAKNGEHDMVSAGWAGDNGDPDNFLTPNLSCDAAKNGENYARWCNKTFQDLIDQARSDADSAKRAELYEKALLVFEQDQPWIPMAYPKMFTAMRKNVEGYHQSPLTTNNFATTQVK; encoded by the coding sequence ATGAAAATGCTTCCCATGAAAGCGGCCTTGAGTGCCGCATTGTTGAGCGTCGCCATAAGCGCCGCGGCCAAACCCTTGGTGGTCTGTACCGAAGCCAGCCCGGAAGGTTTCGATATGGTCCAATACACGACCGCGGTCACTGCCGACGCAGTGGCGGAAACCATTTTCAACCGGCTGGTGGACTTCAAGCCGGGGACCACGGACATCGAGCCAGCCCTGGCCGAATCCTGGGACATCAGCCCAGACGGCTTGCAATACACCTTCCACCTGCGCAAGGGCGTCAAGTTCCACAGCACCGACTACTTCACCCCGACCCGCGACCTGAACGCCGACGACGTGCTCTGGAGTTTCCAGCGCCAGTTGGACCCGAAACACCCCTGGCATGACAAGTCCAGCGTGGGTTTCCCCTATTTCGAAAGCATGGGCTTCAAGGAACTGCTCAAGAGTGTAGAGAAAGTCGACGACCACACCGTGGTCTTCACACTGACCCGCCGCGAAGCTCCGTTCCTGGCCGACGTGGCCATGGCCTTCTCCTCGATCTTCCCGGCCGAATACGCCGACAAGCTGCTCAAGGAAGGCAAGACCTCTGAGCTCAACAGCAAGCCGATCGGCACCGGCCCATTCATCTTCACCCGCTATGCCAAGGACGCCCAGGTGCGCTTCAAGGCCAACCCGGACTACTTCCGCGGCAAGCCTCCAGCCGAAACACTGATCCTGGCGATCACCACCGACAACAACGTGCGCCTGCAGAAGCTCAAGGCCAACGAGTGCCAGGTCGCCCTGTATCCCAAGCCCGATGACATCCCCAGCATCAAGGCCGACCCGAACCTGCAGGTGCATGAGCTGGCGGCCATGACCACCGGCTACATCGCCATGAACACCACCCGCAAGTACATGAGCGACGTGCGGGTACGCAAGGCGATCAATATCGCCTTCGACAAGGAAGCCTACGTCAACAGCCTCTATGGCCCGGGCAACGCCCTGGTCGGCACCGGCCCGTACCCACCGACCCTGCTGGGCTTCAACACCAGCCTGAAGAACCCGCCACGGGACCTGGACAAGGCCCGCGCCCTGCTCAAGGAAGCCGGCGTGCCCGAAGGCACCGTGATCACCCTGTTCACCCGCAACGGCGGCGGCCCGACCAACCCCAACCCGCTGCTCGGGGCCCAGATGATGCAGGCCGACCTGGCCAAGATCGGCCTGAAACTGGATATTCGCGTGATGGAATGGGGCGAGATGCTCAAGCGCGCCAAGAACGGCGAGCACGACATGGTCTCGGCCGGCTGGGCCGGGGATAACGGTGACCCGGATAACTTCCTGACGCCGAACCTGAGTTGTGACGCGGCGAAAAACGGCGAAAACTATGCCCGCTGGTGCAACAAGACCTTCCAGGACCTGATCGACCAGGCTCGCTCCGACGCCGACTCGGCCAAGCGCGCCGAACTCTATGAAAAGGCCCTGCTGGTCTTTGAGCAGGATCAACCCTGGATCCCCATGGCCTATCCGAAAATGTTCACCGCCATGCGCAAGAACGTCGAGGGGTATCACCAGAGCCCCCTGACCACCAATAACTTCGCTACCACCCAGGTGAAGTAA
- a CDS encoding OprD family porin, translating to MKLSNSALLALAISSITATAYAENVSQDFVPTELNSKNAQAESKGFIEGQSLSGSTRNWYANELKRRNDRFSYNHNGQPTSTPRRINWVQGTILNYTSGFTEGTVGVSTEVAAYNAIALDRDRKDIAGKNNRTLTHSDGDAVGQWSKLGLANVKFRVSNTTLTVGRQNVSTPIVDVIGNRPLPSSFEGASIHSEEFNNLSFDAGSYDRVSPRTEQSLSKFRSEYTNNNAETDRVSLIGANYQPLKSLKTSLYASKVEDFWNQYYFGATHELGDSSVLALTTGLNYYKTVDTGKKEMGEIDNDTYSLSMGLAHQAHSLTFSYQAVNGNEYFDYLHETNGIYLANSLLSDFNGPNEKSFQIAYGLNMAEYGVPGLKFNIYQARGWGIDGTHYRGTAYDVNKMDGETHYEYGIGASYAVQSGPLKATAIRATYTTHRASKYQADGNINEFRLVTTVPFNIL from the coding sequence ATGAAACTGAGCAACAGCGCGTTGTTAGCCCTGGCCATCAGCAGCATCACTGCTACGGCCTATGCAGAAAACGTCAGCCAGGACTTCGTCCCGACTGAACTGAACAGCAAGAATGCCCAGGCTGAGTCCAAGGGGTTCATCGAAGGCCAGAGCCTGTCCGGGAGCACCCGTAACTGGTACGCCAACGAGTTGAAGCGTCGCAACGACCGCTTCTCCTACAACCACAACGGCCAGCCGACCTCGACCCCACGCCGTATCAACTGGGTCCAGGGCACCATCCTCAACTACACCTCCGGCTTCACCGAAGGCACCGTTGGGGTCAGCACCGAAGTCGCCGCCTACAACGCCATTGCTCTGGACCGTGACCGCAAGGACATCGCCGGCAAGAACAACCGTACCCTGACCCACTCCGACGGTGACGCCGTAGGCCAGTGGAGCAAGCTGGGCCTGGCCAACGTCAAGTTCCGCGTATCCAACACCACCCTGACCGTCGGCCGGCAGAACGTCAGCACGCCGATCGTCGACGTCATCGGCAACCGTCCACTGCCTTCGAGCTTCGAAGGGGCCAGCATCCACAGTGAGGAATTCAACAACCTGTCGTTCGACGCCGGTAGCTATGACCGGGTATCGCCACGGACCGAGCAGAGCCTGTCGAAATTCCGCTCCGAATACACCAACAACAACGCCGAGACCGACCGCGTCAGTCTGATCGGCGCCAACTACCAGCCACTCAAGAGCCTGAAGACCAGCCTCTACGCCTCCAAGGTGGAAGACTTCTGGAACCAGTACTACTTCGGCGCCACCCACGAACTGGGTGACAGCTCGGTACTGGCCCTGACCACCGGCCTGAACTACTACAAGACCGTCGATACCGGCAAGAAAGAGATGGGCGAGATCGACAACGATACCTACTCCCTGTCCATGGGCCTGGCCCACCAGGCCCACAGCCTGACCTTCTCCTACCAGGCGGTGAACGGTAACGAGTACTTCGACTACCTGCACGAAACCAACGGCATCTACCTGGCCAACTCCCTGCTCTCGGACTTCAACGGACCGAACGAGAAGTCGTTCCAGATCGCCTACGGCCTGAACATGGCCGAGTACGGCGTGCCCGGCCTCAAGTTCAACATCTACCAGGCCCGCGGCTGGGGCATCGACGGTACCCACTACCGTGGTACCGCCTACGACGTGAACAAGATGGACGGCGAAACCCACTACGAATACGGCATCGGCGCCAGCTATGCCGTGCAGAGCGGCCCGCTCAAGGCCACCGCGATCCGCGCGACCTACACCACCCACCGCGCGAGCAAGTACCAGGCCGATGGCAACATCAACGAGTTCCGCCTGGTGACCACGGTTCCGTTCAACATTCTCTAA
- a CDS encoding ABC transporter substrate-binding protein gives MRHSSILPALLGCGLLAATASSVAAERSLVFCSEGSPAGFDTAQYTTATDNDAAEPLYNRLVEFERGATNVLPALATRWDISEDGLKYSFHLREGVKFHSTSYFKPTRDFNADDVLFTFNRMLDAEHPFRKAYPTEFPYFNGMSLNKNIAKVEKTDPLTVVMTLNTVDAAFIQNLAMSFAAILSAEYAEQLLKAGTPSQINQKPIGTGPFVFQRYQKDSQIRYAANPHYWDPSRVKLDRLIFAINTDASVRVQKLRAGECQITLHPRPADIEALKNDPKLQVIEKPGFNLGYIAYNVQHKPFDRLEVRQALDMAVNKPAILNAVYQGAGQLAVNAMPPTQWSYDDSIKDAAYNPEKARELLKAAGVKEGTEINLWAMPVQRPYNPNAKLMAEMLQADWAKIGLKVKIVSYEWGEYIKRTKNGEHDISLIGWTGDNGDPDNWLGTLYSCDAIGGNNYSMWCDPQYDKLIKQAKIVTDREQRSVLYKQAQQLLKQQVPITPVAHSTINQPLSAKVEDFKVSPFGRNSFSGVSLTP, from the coding sequence ATGCGTCACTCCTCGATTCTCCCGGCTTTGCTGGGCTGCGGCCTGTTGGCTGCCACCGCTTCAAGCGTCGCTGCCGAGCGCAGCCTGGTGTTCTGCTCCGAAGGCAGCCCGGCCGGCTTCGATACCGCGCAATACACCACCGCCACCGACAACGATGCCGCCGAGCCGCTGTACAACCGCCTGGTGGAATTCGAGAGAGGCGCGACCAACGTCTTGCCCGCCCTGGCCACCCGCTGGGACATCTCCGAGGATGGCCTCAAGTACAGCTTCCACCTGCGCGAGGGCGTGAAGTTCCACAGCACCTCGTACTTCAAGCCAACCCGTGACTTCAATGCCGACGACGTGCTGTTTACCTTCAACCGCATGCTCGACGCCGAACACCCGTTCCGTAAGGCCTACCCGACCGAGTTCCCCTACTTCAACGGCATGAGCCTGAACAAGAACATCGCCAAGGTCGAGAAAACCGACCCACTGACCGTGGTCATGACCCTCAACACCGTGGATGCAGCGTTCATCCAGAACCTGGCCATGAGCTTCGCCGCGATCCTCTCCGCCGAATACGCCGAGCAACTGCTCAAGGCCGGCACGCCCAGCCAGATCAACCAGAAGCCCATCGGCACCGGGCCCTTCGTGTTCCAGCGTTACCAGAAAGATTCGCAGATCCGCTACGCCGCCAACCCACATTATTGGGACCCGAGCCGGGTCAAGCTCGATCGGCTGATCTTCGCCATCAACACCGATGCCTCGGTACGCGTGCAGAAGCTGCGCGCCGGCGAATGCCAGATCACCCTGCATCCGCGCCCTGCGGATATCGAGGCCTTGAAGAACGATCCGAAACTGCAGGTGATCGAAAAGCCCGGGTTCAACCTCGGCTACATCGCCTACAACGTGCAGCACAAGCCCTTCGATCGCCTCGAAGTACGCCAGGCGCTGGACATGGCGGTGAACAAACCGGCCATCCTCAACGCCGTGTACCAGGGCGCCGGGCAACTGGCGGTCAACGCCATGCCCCCCACCCAGTGGTCCTACGACGACAGCATCAAGGACGCCGCCTACAACCCGGAAAAGGCCCGCGAACTGCTCAAGGCCGCCGGCGTCAAGGAAGGCACTGAAATCAACCTCTGGGCCATGCCCGTGCAGCGCCCCTACAACCCCAATGCCAAGCTGATGGCTGAAATGCTGCAAGCGGACTGGGCGAAGATCGGCCTGAAGGTGAAGATCGTCAGCTACGAATGGGGCGAGTACATCAAGCGCACCAAGAACGGTGAGCACGACATCAGCCTGATCGGCTGGACCGGCGACAACGGTGACCCCGACAACTGGCTGGGCACTCTGTATAGCTGCGACGCCATTGGCGGCAACAACTACTCCATGTGGTGCGACCCGCAGTACGACAAGCTGATCAAGCAAGCCAAGATCGTCACCGATCGTGAACAACGCAGCGTGCTGTACAAGCAGGCCCAGCAATTGCTCAAGCAGCAAGTGCCGATCACCCCGGTGGCCCATTCGACGATCAACCAACCGCTGAGCGCGAAAGTCGAAGACTTCAAGGTCAGCCCCTTTGGACGCAATTCCTTCTCCGGTGTCAGCCTGACCCCATAA